A stretch of the Simiduia curdlanivorans genome encodes the following:
- a CDS encoding Kelch repeat-containing protein, producing the protein MKTISLALCSSLCVTLILLSLAACNTSKAAFAWEIVQAIGTPTARHEAGLVAIENNIFLIGGRRVNPTDVCNTETQRWTRKSAPPFELHHFQPVAWQGKIYILGAMTGQWPNEVPVKHVIIYDPLSDQFTIGDPIPTHRQRGAAGAVAYRDKIYLIGGITRGHMGGYQAWFDEYDPKHGQWRELDNAPNARDHFQAATAAHYLFAFAGRTTSKETDQDMSLTVKYGNVYDFDTEQWLAVSEQEALPTLRAGNSAIALGSNVIIAGGESVSQVPAHTEVDVYDIATKTWRAWPSNLEGRHGTGLVRVDEYLYTISGSGNRGGGPELTTIERLNLSGMPFCSASCK; encoded by the coding sequence ATGAAAACTATTTCACTGGCTTTATGCAGCTCCCTATGTGTGACGCTTATCCTCCTATCTTTAGCTGCCTGTAATACCAGTAAAGCAGCATTCGCATGGGAAATCGTACAGGCGATCGGCACTCCCACGGCACGCCATGAAGCTGGCTTGGTTGCAATCGAGAACAATATTTTTCTAATCGGCGGCCGTCGCGTTAATCCCACGGATGTGTGCAACACAGAAACCCAACGTTGGACCCGTAAATCAGCGCCACCTTTCGAACTTCATCATTTTCAACCGGTTGCCTGGCAGGGAAAAATCTACATTTTAGGTGCCATGACCGGACAATGGCCCAACGAGGTCCCCGTGAAACATGTGATTATCTATGATCCACTTTCGGATCAATTCACGATTGGCGACCCTATACCAACTCATCGTCAACGTGGCGCTGCGGGAGCGGTTGCCTACCGCGATAAAATCTATCTCATAGGTGGAATCACCCGCGGACACATGGGCGGCTATCAAGCTTGGTTCGATGAGTATGACCCGAAACACGGCCAGTGGCGCGAGCTCGATAATGCACCTAATGCGAGGGATCACTTCCAAGCCGCGACTGCAGCGCACTACCTATTTGCTTTTGCAGGCAGAACCACGTCAAAGGAAACTGATCAAGATATGTCACTTACCGTCAAATACGGAAATGTCTACGATTTTGATACGGAGCAATGGCTCGCCGTTTCAGAGCAAGAGGCGTTGCCAACCTTGAGAGCGGGAAATAGCGCTATTGCCCTAGGTTCCAACGTGATTATCGCTGGCGGCGAAAGTGTTAGCCAGGTGCCAGCGCACACGGAGGTTGATGTATACGATATCGCAACCAAGACCTGGAGGGCTTGGCCCAGTAACCTAGAAGGACGGCATGGGACAGGTTTGGTTAGAGTGGATGAGTATCTTTACACTATATCCGGCAGTGGCAACCGAGGCGGAGGGCCGGAATTAACAACCATCGAACGGCTTAACCTTTCAGGGATGCCCTTCTGTTCAGCTAGCTGCAAATAA